In one window of Skermanella rosea DNA:
- a CDS encoding type II toxin-antitoxin system HipA family toxin: MRRDVNVCLGDAEHPVGTLYFTSDSRRQASAFEYHPRWLASKERFQIDPALPLVRGAQYRGRGGSERASVFHGCFADSEPDGWGIQVIRRDHAKSLKEAGKGAADGRPLDGLDFLLAVDDVSRVGALRFEVGGKFVRVPDPGKRGTPPLIELGDLLTATRAVETGTETARDLAYLRGKGTSLGGMRPKCSVIDDDGLLSIAKFPSVGDTRAVTLGEVLALKLAKLARIDAAEARIVHSDDVPVTLVRRFDRDGGKRFMYASARTMLQIDDDQEHSYTEIADAIVRNCRYADRDREEMWRRMAFTVLINNVDDHMNNHGFLHIGGGKWRLSPAFDVNPFPDKARVLKTWISEESGADASIASVMAVAGYFKLKPARAREVLLDVVQAVGRWHHVASEPAIGMTAREIEQYENAFEHGEMAAAEKELRARVPGAYPVLPTGNGDTEGLDA; the protein is encoded by the coding sequence GTGAGGCGCGACGTGAATGTCTGCCTGGGTGACGCCGAACATCCGGTCGGAACGCTGTACTTCACCTCCGACTCACGGCGCCAGGCGAGCGCGTTCGAGTATCATCCGCGCTGGCTGGCCTCCAAGGAGCGCTTCCAGATCGACCCCGCACTGCCGCTTGTCCGCGGTGCCCAGTACCGGGGACGGGGCGGGTCGGAGCGCGCGTCGGTGTTCCACGGATGTTTCGCGGACAGCGAGCCGGACGGCTGGGGCATCCAGGTGATCCGGCGCGATCACGCGAAGTCCCTCAAGGAGGCCGGCAAGGGGGCGGCGGATGGCCGTCCGCTCGACGGCCTCGACTTCCTGCTGGCGGTCGATGACGTGAGCAGGGTGGGCGCCTTGCGGTTCGAGGTCGGCGGCAAGTTCGTCCGGGTCCCGGACCCGGGCAAACGCGGCACGCCGCCGCTGATCGAGCTGGGCGATCTGCTGACCGCCACCAGGGCCGTCGAAACCGGAACTGAAACCGCGCGGGACCTGGCCTATCTCCGGGGCAAGGGGACTTCGCTGGGCGGCATGCGCCCGAAATGCTCCGTCATTGACGACGACGGCTTGCTGAGCATCGCCAAATTCCCGAGCGTGGGAGACACCAGGGCGGTCACCCTGGGAGAGGTGCTTGCCCTGAAGCTGGCGAAGCTGGCCCGCATCGATGCCGCCGAGGCGCGGATCGTCCATTCCGACGATGTTCCGGTCACGCTGGTCAGACGCTTCGACCGCGATGGCGGCAAGCGGTTCATGTATGCCTCGGCCAGGACGATGCTCCAGATCGACGACGATCAGGAGCACTCCTACACCGAGATCGCCGACGCCATCGTCCGGAACTGCCGGTACGCGGACCGGGACCGGGAGGAGATGTGGCGCCGCATGGCCTTCACCGTCCTTATCAACAACGTGGACGACCACATGAACAACCACGGCTTCCTGCACATCGGCGGAGGCAAGTGGCGGCTGTCGCCCGCGTTCGACGTCAACCCGTTCCCGGACAAGGCGCGCGTCCTGAAGACCTGGATTTCCGAGGAATCGGGTGCCGACGCCTCCATCGCCTCCGTGATGGCGGTGGCGGGCTATTTCAAGCTGAAGCCCGCGCGGGCGCGGGAAGTCCTGCTCGACGTGGTGCAAGCCGTCGGGCGGTGGCACCACGTGGCGAGCGAGCCGGCTATCGGCATGACGGCGCGGGAGATCGAGCAGTACGAGAACGCCTTCGAGCACGGGGAGATGGCGGCGGCCGAAAAGGAGCTGCGCGCGCGGGTGCCCGGCGCGTATCCCGTGCTGCCTACGGGGAACGGGGACACCGAGGGCCTGGATGCATGA
- a CDS encoding ABC transporter permease gives MASGTTATGIGKGFGQPGEVPGWVNNALLPVLNLVAALVVSSLVILAIGENPLAAMEVLLYGSFGYPEAIGFTLYYATNFIFTGLAVSVAFHCGLFNIGGEGQAYIGGLAIGLVGLAFGGMPWPVVAAVAIVAGALGGAAWAYIPAYLQAKRGSHIVITTIMFNFIAASIMTYLLVDVLIAPGQQSPESRQFDQSTWLPFMHEALGRVGIEIPNSPLNLSFVWALACCALVWVFVWHTRWGYEIRTVGQNERAAVYAGISPSRNIILAMAISGALAAFVGLNEVLGVHHRLILGFTGGVGFVGIAVALMGRNHPVGIVLAALLFGALYQGGSELAFEFPTINREMVVVIQGLVILFAGALENLFKARIEALFRRTVRRPAAAG, from the coding sequence ATGGCATCCGGAACGACGGCGACGGGCATCGGCAAGGGATTCGGGCAGCCCGGGGAGGTGCCGGGCTGGGTCAACAACGCCCTGCTGCCGGTGCTCAACCTCGTGGCGGCGCTGGTGGTCTCCAGCCTCGTGATCCTGGCGATCGGCGAGAACCCGCTGGCCGCGATGGAAGTGCTGCTCTACGGCTCCTTCGGCTATCCGGAGGCGATCGGCTTCACGCTGTACTACGCCACCAACTTCATCTTCACCGGGCTGGCGGTGTCGGTTGCCTTCCATTGCGGGCTGTTCAACATCGGCGGCGAGGGACAGGCCTATATCGGCGGGCTGGCGATCGGGCTGGTCGGGCTGGCGTTCGGCGGGATGCCGTGGCCGGTGGTGGCGGCCGTGGCGATCGTGGCGGGTGCCCTCGGCGGTGCCGCCTGGGCCTACATACCGGCCTATCTCCAGGCGAAGCGCGGCAGCCACATCGTCATCACGACGATCATGTTCAACTTCATCGCCGCGTCGATCATGACCTACCTGCTGGTGGACGTGCTGATCGCCCCCGGCCAGCAGTCGCCGGAAAGCCGGCAGTTCGACCAGTCCACCTGGCTGCCCTTCATGCACGAGGCGCTGGGCCGGGTCGGCATCGAGATCCCCAACTCGCCGCTGAACCTGTCCTTCGTCTGGGCGCTGGCCTGCTGCGCGCTGGTCTGGGTGTTCGTCTGGCACACCCGCTGGGGCTACGAGATCCGCACCGTCGGCCAGAACGAGCGGGCGGCGGTCTATGCCGGCATCTCGCCGTCGCGCAACATCATCCTGGCCATGGCGATCTCCGGCGCGCTGGCCGCCTTCGTCGGGCTGAACGAGGTGCTGGGCGTCCATCACCGGCTGATCCTGGGCTTCACCGGCGGGGTCGGGTTCGTCGGCATCGCGGTGGCGCTGATGGGGCGCAACCACCCCGTCGGGATTGTGCTGGCGGCGCTGCTGTTCGGCGCGCTGTACCAGGGCGGGTCGGAACTGGCGTTCGAGTTCCCCACCATCAACCGGGAGATGGTGGTGGTGATCCAGGGGCTGGTGATCCTGTTCGCCGGCGCACTGGAGAACCTGTTCAAGGCCCGGATCGAGGCGCTGTTCCGGCGCACCGTGCGCCGGCCGGCGGCGGCGGGCTGA
- a CDS encoding alpha/beta fold hydrolase encodes MRCRSLFRAAGLIAVAFGMAGCGVPGPATPATAMDPLRRSLSLDGLADGGEPVTVSYLTAGDPSGIRLILVHGTPGAADGWADFLADPPPGVEVVALDRPGFGDSGPDGAVTSLDGQADAVAALLPDDGRPAILLGHSLGGPIVALAAARHPERVHAVILLAASLDPALERIHPMQHVGAWAPVRAVLPRPIRNANAELFALKPELEALRPELALVRCPVLIVHGTDDDLVPFSNVAYAETHLTGACRVETVVLGGADHFLPWNAAPTVRAAIARAEAMEC; translated from the coding sequence ATGAGATGCCGGTCGCTGTTCCGCGCCGCAGGCCTGATCGCCGTCGCTTTCGGCATGGCCGGGTGCGGCGTTCCCGGACCGGCGACGCCGGCGACGGCGATGGATCCCCTGCGCCGCAGCCTGTCCCTCGACGGCCTTGCGGATGGAGGGGAGCCGGTGACGGTCAGCTACCTGACGGCGGGCGACCCCTCGGGGATCCGGCTGATCCTGGTCCACGGCACGCCGGGCGCCGCCGACGGCTGGGCCGACTTCCTGGCCGATCCGCCGCCGGGGGTCGAGGTGGTGGCGCTGGACCGGCCGGGCTTCGGGGACAGCGGTCCGGACGGTGCCGTCACCAGCCTCGACGGCCAGGCCGACGCCGTCGCGGCGCTGCTGCCGGACGACGGCAGGCCGGCGATCCTGCTCGGCCACTCCCTGGGCGGGCCGATCGTGGCCCTGGCCGCGGCGCGCCATCCGGAGCGGGTGCATGCCGTGATCCTGCTGGCCGCCTCCCTCGATCCCGCCCTGGAGCGGATCCATCCCATGCAGCATGTCGGCGCCTGGGCGCCCGTGCGGGCCGTCCTGCCGCGCCCGATCCGCAACGCCAACGCCGAGCTGTTCGCCCTGAAGCCGGAGCTGGAGGCGCTGCGCCCCGAACTGGCCCTGGTCCGCTGCCCGGTACTGATCGTCCACGGCACCGACGACGACCTGGTGCCCTTCTCCAACGTCGCCTATGCCGAGACGCACCTGACCGGCGCCTGCCGGGTCGAGACCGTGGTCCTGGGCGGCGCCGACCATTTCCTGCCGTGGAACGCCGCCCCGACCGTGCGGGCGGCGATCGCCCGGGCGGAGGCCATGGAATGCTGA
- a CDS encoding DedA family protein, whose amino-acid sequence MLTCLEATLAALIAASADPWVILPALVLITFLLEDVAIAAGVALALDGTIGWPAAFLAVAGGIALGDLGLYGTGRLALRVPALRRRLEDDRVDRARAALDGRLGVAVVVARVVPGLRLATYTAAGLLGVSFPRFAALVVAAVAVWTAGLFWLATALGQALGELLERTFGIGPMAAVVLALLPLVLLALLLPRLLRGPSAAKPVDTGVSP is encoded by the coding sequence ATGCTGACCTGCCTCGAAGCCACCCTCGCGGCCCTGATCGCCGCGTCCGCCGATCCCTGGGTCATCCTGCCGGCGCTGGTCCTGATCACCTTCCTGCTGGAGGACGTGGCGATCGCGGCCGGCGTGGCCCTGGCGCTCGACGGCACCATCGGCTGGCCCGCCGCCTTCCTGGCGGTGGCCGGCGGCATCGCGCTCGGCGACCTCGGCCTGTACGGCACGGGCCGGCTGGCGCTTCGGGTGCCGGCGCTGCGCCGGCGGCTGGAGGATGACCGGGTCGATCGGGCGCGGGCCGCGCTTGACGGGCGGCTGGGCGTCGCCGTCGTGGTCGCCCGCGTGGTGCCGGGCCTGCGGCTCGCGACATACACCGCCGCCGGGCTGCTCGGCGTCTCCTTCCCCCGGTTCGCCGCCCTGGTCGTCGCGGCGGTCGCGGTCTGGACCGCGGGGCTGTTCTGGCTGGCGACCGCGCTGGGACAGGCGCTGGGTGAGCTGCTGGAACGTACCTTCGGCATCGGACCCATGGCCGCCGTCGTCCTGGCGCTTCTGCCCCTCGTCCTCCTCGCCCTGCTGCTGCCGCGCCTGCTGCGCGGACCGTCCGCGGCCAAACCCGTCGATACCGGGGTGTCCCCATGA
- a CDS encoding tetratricopeptide repeat protein encodes MLALRRRVLGDEHPDTLTSMSNLALTLGAQGNHGGARALEEQVLALRRGVLGDEHPDTLTSMNNLAGTLLHLGDAQGARALVADALPVALRKYGRAPEFSRALVAWAKYLGVPEP; translated from the coding sequence GTGCTGGCACTCCGCCGCCGGGTGCTGGGCGACGAGCATCCCGACACCCTGACCAGCATGAGCAATCTAGCCCTGACGCTCGGGGCACAGGGCAACCATGGCGGCGCCAGGGCGCTCGAAGAGCAAGTGCTGGCGCTCCGCCGCGGAGTGCTGGGCGACGAGCATCCCGACACCCTGACCAGCATGAACAATCTCGCCGGAACGCTCCTGCATCTCGGTGATGCTCAGGGAGCGCGAGCGCTGGTGGCCGATGCGTTGCCCGTCGCATTACGGAAGTACGGGCGCGCGCCCGAGTTTTCGCGAGCCTTAGTCGCCTGGGCTAAGTATCTCGGCGTGCCCGAGCCGTAA
- a CDS encoding tetratricopeptide repeat protein: MPIRRDRYGLDVTTEFPATVEAIDRFTGEVLSHGRDAGLLLAAAEADPGCALLQAYAGALYLFLQTSEGAVKAAPFLARARALVGGASERERLMVAALDAWGSGAADRALHLHRRIARDWPHDLLNLKLAQIHQLNRGDRAGMRELAEAALPHAWRISYAWGLLAFAMEQAGALDAAEDAGRKAVAMNPDDPWAQHAVAHVLEARGDPAAGLAFLEPLSATWERCSSFMYTHNWWHTALFRLDMDEGAAALALFDGRVWGVRKTYVQDQVNAVSLLSRLELRGIDVGGRWSDVADHVRPRVGDRQNGFLDLHYLYALARAGEEAAAASLLAGIEAFARSGPAPCRPVWGEVALPAARALAAHAGGRFAEAAATLGPLLPRLHLLGGSTAQQTWFTRLHQDARVRAAGDQLARTGACA; this comes from the coding sequence ATGCCGATCCGGCGCGACCGCTACGGGCTGGACGTGACGACGGAGTTTCCCGCCACGGTCGAGGCGATCGACCGCTTCACCGGGGAAGTCCTGAGCCACGGCCGCGACGCCGGCCTGTTGCTGGCCGCCGCCGAGGCCGATCCCGGCTGCGCCTTGCTCCAGGCCTATGCCGGGGCGCTGTACCTGTTCCTCCAGACCTCGGAGGGGGCGGTGAAGGCTGCGCCGTTCCTGGCCCGCGCCCGCGCCTTGGTCGGCGGCGCCTCGGAACGGGAGCGGCTGATGGTGGCGGCCCTCGACGCCTGGGGCTCGGGCGCCGCCGACCGGGCGCTCCACCTGCACCGGCGGATCGCCCGGGACTGGCCGCACGACCTGCTCAACCTGAAGCTTGCCCAGATCCACCAGCTCAACCGGGGCGACCGGGCGGGGATGCGGGAACTGGCGGAGGCCGCCCTGCCGCACGCCTGGCGGATCAGCTACGCCTGGGGCCTGCTGGCCTTCGCGATGGAGCAGGCCGGGGCGCTCGACGCCGCGGAGGACGCGGGCCGCAAGGCGGTCGCGATGAACCCGGACGATCCCTGGGCCCAGCACGCCGTGGCCCACGTTCTGGAGGCGCGCGGCGATCCCGCCGCGGGGCTGGCCTTCCTGGAGCCGCTGTCGGCCACCTGGGAGCGCTGCTCCAGCTTCATGTATACCCACAATTGGTGGCACACCGCCCTGTTCCGCCTGGACATGGACGAGGGGGCGGCGGCGCTGGCCCTGTTCGACGGCCGGGTCTGGGGCGTGCGCAAGACCTATGTCCAGGACCAAGTCAATGCCGTGTCCCTGCTGTCGCGCCTGGAGCTGCGCGGCATCGACGTGGGCGGCCGGTGGTCCGACGTGGCGGACCATGTCCGCCCGCGGGTTGGCGACCGGCAGAACGGTTTCCTGGACCTGCATTACCTCTACGCCCTGGCGCGGGCGGGCGAGGAGGCGGCGGCGGCGAGCCTGCTGGCGGGGATCGAGGCGTTCGCCCGGTCCGGGCCGGCGCCCTGCCGCCCGGTCTGGGGGGAGGTGGCGCTGCCCGCCGCCCGCGCCCTGGCCGCCCATGCCGGCGGACGGTTCGCCGAAGCCGCCGCGACCCTGGGGCCGCTGCTGCCGAGGCTGCACCTGCTGGGCGGCAGCACCGCGCAGCAGACCTGGTTCACCCGCCTGCATCAGGATGCCCGGGTGCGCGCCGCCGGCGATCAACTGGCCCGGACGGGCGCCTGCGCATGA
- a CDS encoding YHS domain-containing (seleno)protein — MSRSAVRPLIVALAALAAVGSFSPPALAKEAVIYTGFFSSVAVGGYDPVAYFTQGRPVEGSKEFSTRWMDAEWRFASAANRDLFIAAPEKYAPQYGGYCAWAIAQNKTASGDPKLWKVVDGKLYLNYDQDVQQRWEKDIPGFIASADRNWPAVLGK; from the coding sequence ATGTCTCGAAGCGCAGTACGCCCGCTGATCGTCGCTTTGGCCGCCCTGGCGGCGGTCGGCTCGTTCTCACCGCCCGCCCTGGCGAAGGAAGCCGTGATCTATACCGGTTTCTTCAGCAGCGTCGCGGTCGGCGGCTACGACCCCGTCGCCTATTTCACCCAGGGCCGGCCGGTCGAGGGCAGCAAGGAATTCTCGACCCGCTGGATGGACGCGGAATGGCGCTTCGCCAGCGCCGCCAATCGCGACCTCTTCATCGCGGCGCCCGAGAAATACGCGCCCCAGTACGGCGGGTACTGCGCCTGGGCGATCGCCCAGAACAAGACCGCGTCGGGCGACCCGAAGCTGTGGAAGGTGGTCGACGGCAAGCTGTACCTGAACTACGACCAGGACGTCCAGCAGCGGTGGGAGAAGGACATCCCGGGCTTCATCGCCAGCGCCGACCGCAACTGGCCCGCGGTCCTGGGCAAGTGA
- a CDS encoding tetratricopeptide repeat protein has protein sequence MRQADDIRNHAALLPLVPHARALTGDLPDAPTATLLLWLGDYNRARGAYADAAADFRRTVDASKRLLGAEHPDTLASMNNLASTLRAQGDRGGAQALQE, from the coding sequence ATGCGGCAGGCCGACGACATCCGCAACCACGCCGCCCTGCTGCCCCTGGTCCCCCACGCCCGCGCCCTGACCGGGGACCTGCCGGACGCTCCGACAGCCACGCTCCTGCTGTGGCTTGGAGACTACAATCGTGCACGGGGAGCCTACGCCGACGCGGCGGCGGACTTCCGCCGAACAGTCGATGCAAGCAAACGCCTGCTGGGCGCCGAGCATCCCGACACCCTGGCCAGCATGAACAATCTGGCCTCAACGCTCCGGGCACAGGGCGACCGCGGTGGCGCCCAAGCGCTCCAGGAGTAG
- a CDS encoding toll/interleukin-1 receptor domain-containing protein → MEYDIFFSYAHADRDAALPVITALKARNLRVFHDETEITDGDSIVRRIVEGLGRARMLVAWYSATYPTRRACQWELTSALIAARHEFPDGRTVERRILALNPEAGIGHLHPADILAKKYVDARGIPAEQLAGRAAALLDGLAGSFGEIRTLGRLHWYGGNPRAGSSRFVGRFPDMWWIDEKLSKNRIALINGESVGLVQVQGMGGIGKTLLAEEYARRFRAAYPGGIFWLNAARGQDLGTQRQGFAGNLGIAVAGLGPHEVEGALKEKLAELDSYLWIVDDLPPDAGTADLNAWSAPTANGATLVTSRGTGPGGAGFVHRLGLLSDTEAHELLTTRRLPVTDVEKAAAREILALLGNHALAVDVAGAAVAMLGYQAFRDRLRDPAKDATELAAKLAAKLAGDLPTGHAQQIAATLLDSIDRLDAAGLRFLHLAALLAPAPIPLSLAAGVFARLPDGDDGLAEATLALSEATREALAEHIPGNGEDGGDAASVHVLVSRTLRFHKGEPPPAIRDAAVAG, encoded by the coding sequence ATGGAATACGATATCTTCTTCAGCTACGCCCACGCCGACCGCGACGCGGCGCTGCCGGTCATCACGGCGCTGAAGGCCCGGAACCTCCGCGTCTTCCATGACGAGACGGAGATCACGGACGGCGACTCCATCGTGCGGCGGATCGTGGAGGGGCTTGGCCGCGCGCGGATGCTGGTGGCCTGGTACTCGGCCACATACCCGACCCGCCGCGCCTGCCAGTGGGAGCTGACCTCCGCCCTGATCGCCGCCCGGCACGAGTTCCCCGACGGCAGGACGGTCGAGCGCCGCATCCTGGCGCTGAACCCGGAGGCGGGCATCGGGCACCTCCATCCGGCCGACATCCTGGCGAAGAAATACGTCGATGCGCGCGGCATCCCGGCGGAGCAACTGGCCGGCCGGGCCGCCGCCCTGCTGGACGGGCTGGCCGGCAGCTTCGGCGAGATCCGGACGCTCGGCCGCCTGCACTGGTACGGCGGCAACCCGCGCGCCGGGTCCAGCCGGTTCGTCGGCCGCTTTCCCGACATGTGGTGGATCGACGAGAAACTGTCGAAGAACCGGATCGCGCTGATCAACGGCGAGAGCGTCGGGCTGGTCCAGGTGCAGGGCATGGGCGGCATCGGCAAGACCTTGCTGGCAGAGGAATACGCCCGCCGCTTCCGCGCGGCCTATCCCGGCGGCATCTTCTGGCTCAACGCCGCCCGGGGGCAGGACCTGGGCACGCAGCGGCAGGGCTTCGCCGGAAACCTCGGCATCGCGGTCGCCGGCCTGGGGCCGCATGAGGTCGAGGGCGCGCTGAAGGAGAAGTTAGCTGAACTGGACAGCTATCTGTGGATCGTGGACGACCTGCCGCCGGACGCCGGCACGGCCGACCTGAACGCCTGGAGCGCCCCCACCGCCAACGGCGCAACCCTGGTCACCTCCCGCGGCACCGGGCCGGGCGGAGCGGGCTTCGTCCACCGGCTGGGGCTGCTGTCGGACACCGAAGCCCACGAACTTCTGACCACGCGAAGGCTTCCGGTCACCGACGTGGAAAAGGCGGCGGCGCGGGAAATCCTGGCGCTCCTCGGCAACCACGCCCTGGCGGTGGACGTGGCGGGTGCCGCCGTCGCAATGCTGGGCTACCAGGCTTTCCGCGACCGGCTGCGCGATCCCGCCAAGGACGCGACAGAGTTGGCCGCGAAGCTGGCTGCCAAACTGGCCGGCGACCTGCCGACCGGCCATGCGCAGCAGATCGCGGCCACCCTGTTGGACAGCATCGACCGGTTGGACGCTGCGGGCCTGCGTTTCCTGCATCTTGCCGCCCTGCTGGCCCCTGCGCCGATTCCCCTGTCCTTGGCGGCCGGTGTCTTCGCCCGGCTGCCCGACGGCGACGACGGCTTGGCCGAAGCTACCCTCGCCCTCAGTGAAGCCACCCGGGAAGCCCTGGCCGAACACATACCGGGCAATGGGGAGGACGGCGGCGATGCCGCGTCGGTCCACGTGCTGGTCAGCCGCACCCTGCGCTTCCACAAGGGCGAACCGCCGCCCGCGATCCGCGATGCCGCCGTGGCGGGCTAA
- the cdd gene encoding cytidine deaminase, giving the protein MSSLDTMIPLAREAMRRAYAPYSKFPVGACLRTGGGRFYAAANVENAAYPQGQCAEASAIGMMVAGGDRRIVEVVVMGGTPGDGMLCTPCGGCRQRLREFCAPDVQIHVCGPEGLRRTVTLEELLPLSFGPENLSF; this is encoded by the coding sequence ATGAGCAGTCTCGACACCATGATCCCGCTGGCGCGCGAGGCGATGCGGCGGGCCTATGCGCCCTATTCCAAGTTCCCGGTCGGCGCCTGCCTGCGCACCGGCGGCGGCCGGTTCTACGCCGCCGCCAACGTGGAGAACGCCGCCTATCCCCAGGGCCAGTGCGCCGAGGCCAGCGCCATCGGCATGATGGTCGCGGGCGGCGACCGGCGGATCGTCGAGGTCGTGGTGATGGGCGGCACGCCCGGCGACGGCATGCTCTGCACCCCCTGCGGCGGCTGCCGGCAGCGGCTGCGGGAATTCTGCGCGCCGGACGTGCAGATCCATGTCTGCGGGCCGGAAGGGCTGCGCCGGACGGTGACGCTGGAGGAACTGCTGCCGCTGTCCTTCGGCCCCGAGAACCTGAGCTTCTGA
- a CDS encoding adenylate/guanylate cyclase domain-containing protein → MTAHQTPDIPAGPGPLATGMAAAPARRRWLAAAPGPLRNATIFAWLITVLAAFMAVENIAFPWPGEEYAAFNRLAAWITGALLALAVSSLLCVRAGWMLAGRMGMVLYGCGVVGIMTVMLGPGTGIDVLAAMCLFAGPALLFARTERLALAAACALCVGVIVFMQVWIHQGHPPYAPATAANLAEVRTSVVIVAACVGVLVVYLYWSAEIARGAAAREAARSDALLLNVLPASVAERLKTGERPIADRLEAVTVLFADIAGFTAFASDRNAAEVVEVLGGLFSRFDALCAAHGVEKLKTIGDGYMAVAGAPAGLPDHAGAAARVALGMMEAMAETLRDHPGLGLRVGLNTGPVVAGVIGTHKFAYDVWGDTVNLASRLESRASPGTIAVSSSTREALGDRFQVEPLGTAELKGIGAVPVWRLVGSAEG, encoded by the coding sequence GTGACCGCGCATCAGACTCCGGACATCCCGGCCGGCCCGGGTCCCCTGGCGACCGGCATGGCGGCAGCCCCGGCCCGGCGCCGCTGGCTGGCCGCGGCGCCCGGTCCCCTGCGGAACGCGACCATCTTCGCCTGGCTCATCACGGTGCTGGCGGCCTTCATGGCCGTGGAGAACATCGCGTTCCCGTGGCCGGGAGAGGAATATGCCGCCTTCAACCGGCTGGCCGCCTGGATCACCGGCGCCCTGCTGGCGCTCGCCGTCAGCTCGCTGCTGTGCGTGCGGGCGGGATGGATGCTGGCCGGGCGGATGGGGATGGTGCTTTACGGCTGCGGCGTCGTCGGGATCATGACGGTGATGCTGGGGCCGGGGACGGGAATCGACGTGCTCGCCGCCATGTGCCTGTTCGCCGGCCCGGCGCTGCTGTTCGCCCGCACGGAGCGCCTGGCGCTGGCCGCTGCCTGCGCGCTGTGCGTCGGCGTCATCGTCTTCATGCAGGTCTGGATCCACCAGGGCCATCCGCCCTATGCCCCGGCCACCGCCGCCAACCTGGCGGAGGTCCGGACCAGCGTGGTGATCGTCGCCGCCTGCGTCGGCGTGCTGGTGGTCTATCTCTACTGGTCGGCGGAGATCGCCCGGGGTGCGGCGGCGCGCGAGGCCGCCCGGTCCGACGCGCTGCTGCTGAACGTGCTGCCGGCCAGCGTCGCCGAGCGGCTGAAGACCGGGGAGCGGCCGATCGCCGACCGGCTGGAGGCCGTGACGGTCCTGTTCGCCGACATCGCGGGATTCACCGCCTTCGCGTCGGACCGCAACGCGGCCGAGGTGGTGGAGGTGCTGGGCGGCCTGTTCTCCCGCTTCGACGCGCTGTGCGCGGCCCACGGGGTGGAGAAGCTGAAGACCATCGGCGACGGCTACATGGCGGTGGCGGGCGCCCCCGCCGGCCTGCCCGACCATGCCGGCGCCGCGGCCCGGGTGGCGCTGGGCATGATGGAGGCGATGGCGGAGACCCTGCGCGACCATCCCGGCCTGGGGCTGCGCGTCGGCCTGAACACCGGCCCCGTGGTCGCCGGCGTGATCGGCACGCACAAGTTCGCCTACGACGTCTGGGGCGATACGGTCAACCTGGCGAGCCGCCTGGAGTCGCGGGCCTCCCCCGGCACCATCGCCGTCTCGTCCAGCACGCGGGAGGCGCTGGGCGACCGCTTCCAGGTGGAGCCGCTGGGCACGGCGGAGCTGAAGGGCATCGGCGCGGTGCCGGTATGGCGGCTGGTCGGGAGTGCGGAGGGGTGA
- a CDS encoding ABC transporter permease, which yields MDYLTLLSVLDGTVRTAAPLVLAALAGLFAERSGVVDIGLEGKMLAGAFAAAAAASVTGSPWLGLLAAVGAGILLSMVHAYATVTHHGNQVVSGMAINILVAGLTPTLAFAWFQQGGQTPILQSGERFESIALPLADTLGGAVPVLGPLYREVISGHNILVYAAALAVPAAAWVVYRSRFGLRLRAVGENPSAVDTAGISVAGLRYQALVICGALTGAAGAYLSTAQGAGFVRDMTAGMGYLALAALIFGKWRPAPTLFACLLFALADAVQIRLQGVAIPGIGIIPVQFIQMLPYVLTVLLLAGFVGKAVAPKASGIPYVKER from the coding sequence ATGGATTACCTCACCCTCCTCTCGGTCCTGGACGGCACGGTGCGGACCGCGGCGCCGCTGGTGCTGGCCGCCCTGGCGGGGCTGTTCGCCGAACGCTCCGGCGTGGTCGATATCGGGCTGGAAGGCAAGATGCTGGCCGGGGCCTTCGCGGCCGCCGCCGCAGCCTCCGTCACCGGGAGCCCGTGGCTGGGGCTGCTTGCCGCGGTCGGCGCCGGCATCCTGCTGTCGATGGTCCACGCCTATGCCACGGTCACCCACCACGGCAACCAGGTGGTCAGCGGCATGGCGATCAATATCCTGGTCGCCGGGCTGACCCCCACCCTCGCCTTCGCCTGGTTCCAGCAGGGCGGCCAGACGCCGATCCTCCAGTCGGGGGAACGGTTCGAGTCCATCGCCCTGCCTCTGGCCGACACGCTGGGCGGCGCCGTCCCGGTGCTGGGTCCCCTCTACCGCGAGGTGATCAGCGGGCATAACATCCTGGTCTATGCGGCGGCGCTGGCGGTGCCGGCCGCGGCCTGGGTGGTCTACCGCTCCCGCTTCGGCTTGCGCTTGAGGGCGGTCGGCGAGAATCCCAGCGCGGTGGACACCGCCGGGATCTCGGTGGCCGGGCTCCGCTACCAGGCGCTGGTGATCTGCGGCGCGCTGACCGGGGCGGCGGGCGCCTATCTCTCGACCGCGCAGGGGGCGGGGTTCGTGCGCGACATGACCGCGGGGATGGGCTATCTGGCGCTGGCGGCGCTGATCTTCGGCAAGTGGCGTCCGGCGCCGACGCTGTTCGCCTGCCTGCTGTTCGCGCTGGCCGACGCGGTGCAGATCCGGCTCCAGGGCGTCGCCATCCCTGGAATCGGGATCATCCCGGTACAGTTCATCCAGATGCTGCCCTATGTGCTGACCGTGCTGCTGCTGGCGGGATTCGTCGGCAAGGCGGTGGCGCCGAAGGCCAGCGGCATACCCTATGTGAAGGAACGATGA